Within Corynebacterium jeddahense, the genomic segment GGCGGAGCGGGCGCCGTCGGCAAGCGTGCCGAGGTTGCCCGAGACCTCGTCGAGGATGCCGAGGCTGGCCGCGAGCTGGTTGTCCACCCCGGCGAGCAGGGAGGTCGTTTCCTCGCGCAGAGCACGCTGGCTGCTCAGCGCGCCGCGCACGGAGGCGACGCTGCCGGAGGCCTGCGCGAGCGAGGCGTTGATCGCGGGCACGGACTCGCCGAGCTGCTTGCTCGCGTCGCGCGCTGCGGCGTTGGAGTCGGCGGTCGCGGCCTCGAGGGAGTCGCCGAGCTCGCCTATCGACGCCAGCGCGGCGCCCGCGCTGCGGTCCACGTTGTTCAGGCCGTCGAGGACGGCGCGGGAGGCGGCGGTACGCTCCTCCAGCGCGCTGGCCGCGGCGTCGAGCTGAGCGCGGACCTCGGGCGATAGGGCGGCCCCGGCCGATATGGCGCGCAGCTGCGCGGCGGCGGATTCGCCCTGCTTGACCACGCCGTCGACCTCGCCGACGGCGGAGCGCACCCGCCCCTGGGCGGTGCCGAGCTGGTCCGTCGCCTCCGCGATGGAGGCGTTGGCGGAGGCGGCGCCGAGGCTGAGCGCGTTGGTGGACTCGACGAGCGCGGCCGACGTGTCGGCGCTGAAACCAGCGGAGGACTTCTGCAGCTCGGCGATGATCCCCTCGGCCTCGCCAAGGGAGGAGTCCACGGACACGAGGGTGTCGTCGACGGAGCCGACGAGGGTGTTCAGCTCGGCGACGACCGGGCGCGCCCCGCTGATGCTCTGCTTCATCGTGGCCACCCGCCCCTGGGCGGCATCGAGGTCGGCGGCGATCTGGCCGAAGCTCCCGGAGGCCTTGCCTCGGACCTCCTCGGCGCCATCGCGCGACGCGAACCCTTTGTTGCGCAGCTCGGTCGCCGCGGCCTCGCCGACCTTCTTCTTGAAGGCCTCGGACACGGCCGTGTCGACGGCGGAGGCGCCAGCGTCGGTGATCGAGGGGGCGACGCCGTTGCTCTTCTCGTTGACGTAGTACTCCAGCACCGGCTGCGTGTAGGTGCCGCTGACCAGGCTCAGCATGTCCTCGCTGAACTCGGGCGGGATGAGGAACATGGCGTAGTAGTCGCCGCGCATGAGCCCGTCGCGGGCTTCGTCCTCGGGGAGGAACACCCACCCGATCTTGTCGTTGCCCTTGAGCTGCTCGGTGATCTGCTCGCCGATGTCGACCTCGCCGACGCGTTCGGCGGATGCGCCACGGTCGTTGTTGACCACCGCGATGCGGATGTTCTGGGTGTGGGCGTAGGGGTCCCAGAAGGCGTTGATGTTGAACCACGCGTAGAGCGCGGGGATGATGAGCACGCCGACGATGATGATGAAGGCCCGGGGAACGCGCAGTAGGCGACGAATGTCCCGTCCAAGAATCTGCCCGCTCTTTCTCACGTGGCGAGCGTACCCTCGAATGGAGCGTTAGGGGAAACGCAGCAGCCGGGGCGCTCGCTTGTCGACGGCTGCGAGCTAACCCTTGTCGAAGTCGCCTTCACCAAGACCCGTTCGGATGGCGTGTCCCTGGTGGGCCTAGCCATGAACCGCTTCCAGTGCCGCACGACCTCGGATAACTTCCTCATCGACCCCTACCTGGTCAAGCGGACCCCGCCGAGCGAGGAGATCGAGGCGTTCTTGGTCGGCGCCTACTGCATCGAGGACGAACTGATCCTGCGGCGGAAGATCCGCTTCCCCCGCGGTGTGGCGGCGGGAGACCTCGTCGCGATCCCGAACACCGCTGGGTACTTCATGGCACCCCCAGCGCCAGGCCCGAGCTCGGCTAGAGCTCGGCGCTCAACCGAGCGGTGGCGTCCTTGAGCGCGGCGCCCCACTTGGCTGCGGGGCTCGGTCCGAGACGCTCGGCCGGGCCCGAGACGGACAGCACGGCTACGACGCGGCGGTCTGACTCGAACACCGGCGCGGAGACCGAGGCGAGCCCGACCTCTCGCTCGGCGACGGATTCCGCGAGCCCCGTCTCGGTGACGGTGGCGAGCTCGTCGGCTGGAAAGGCGGTGGCGTCGATAAGCGAATAGGCGGCGAAGACGCGCGCGGCTGAACCCGCGGAAAGAGGCAGTTGCGAGCCCACCGGAACGACGTTATGCAGTCCGTGTTCCGGCTCGTCGGCTGCGATGCAGGTACGCGTTGAGCCGGTGAGCTGGTAGAGCTGGGCTGACTCGCCGGTCGCGGCGACGAGGTCGCGCAAGACTGGCGCGGCGGCAGCAAGCAGCTTCGGCGACGGGCCGTCGGTGTATCCGGCGAGGGCCGGGCCCAAGGTCCACTCGCCGCGCGGGGTCCGGGCGAGGACGTGGTGCACCTCCAGTGCGGTGGCGATGCGGTGCGCGGTCGCGCGGGGTAGTTCGGTGGCCTCGCTGAGCTCCCCGAGCGTCTTGTCCCCGGCGGCGACGGCGCGCACGATCGCCACCGCGCGGTCGAGCACTTTGATCCCGGATCCTTCGTTATACTGTCTCACGGTTTGAATCCTATCATCTCATTATGTGAGAATGTGGGCGAGAGTGCGAAGGAGTGTTTCATGGCGGACAAGCCGTTGACGTTGGCCGAGAAGGTGTGGCGCGACCACGTGGTGCAGGAGGGGGAGAACGGTCAGCCGGACCTCATCTACATCGACTTCCAGCTCCTCCACGAGGTGACCTCGCCGCAGGCGTTCGACGGGCTGCGCATGGCGGGCCGCACGATGCGCCACCCGGAGCTGCACCTGGCCACCGAGGACCACAACGTGCCCACGGAGGGGATCAAGGCGGGCGACCTCACCGAGATCGCCGAGCCCACCTCCCGGACCCAGGTGGCCACGCTGCGGAAAAACTGCGCGGAGTTCGGCGTGAAGCTCCACCCGATGGGCGACGTCAAGCAGGGCATCGTGCACACGGTCGGCCCCCAGCTCGGCATCACCCAGCCCGGCATGACCATCGTCTGTGGCGACAGCCACACCTCGACGCACGGCGCGTTCGGCTCCATCGCGATGGGCATCGGCACGAGCGAGGTCGAGCACGTGATGGCCACGCAGACCCTGCCGCTCAAGCCGTTCAAGACCATGGCGGTGGAGGTCACCGGCGAGCTGCAGGAGGGCGTGACGGCGAAGGACGTCATCCTCGCCATCATCGCCAAGATCGGCACCGGCGGGGGACAGGGCCACATCATCGAGTACCGCGGCGAGGCCATCGAGAAGATGTCGATGGAAGCCCGCATGACCATCTGCAACATGTCCATCGAGGCCGGCGCGCGCGCCGGCATGGTCGCCCCCGACCAGAAGACGTTCGACTACCTCGAGGGCCGCGAGTACGCGCCGAAGGGCGCGGACTGGGACGCGGCCGTCGAATACTGGCGCACGCTGCCCACTGACGACGGCGCGACGTTCGACACCGTCGTCGAGATCGACGGCGCGAGCCTCACCCCGTTTGTCACCTGGGGCACCAACCCCGGCCAGGGCCTCCCGCTCGGGGAGAACGTGCCCGACCCGGAGGACCTCGCGGACGACACGGCGAAACAGGCCGCGGCGAAGGCCATCGACTACATGGGGCTGACCCCGGGCACGCCGCTGCGCGACATCGCCATCGACACCGTCTTCCTCGGCTCGTGCACGAACGCCCGCATTGAGGACCTACGCGCCGCCGCGGCGGTGGTCAAGGGGCGCTCCATCGCGCCGTCGACGCGCATGCTCGTCGTGCCCAGCTCGACGATGGTCAAGCAGCAGGCCGAGGACGAAGGCCTGGACAAGATCTTCACCGACTTCGGCGCGGAGTGGCGCACGGCCGGGTGCTCGATGTGCCTGGGCATGAACCCGGACCAGTTGCGCCCGGGGGAGCGGAGTGCGTCGACAAGCAACCGCAACTTCGAGGGCCGCCAAGGCCCGGGCGGGCGCACCCACCTCGTCTCGCCGCTCGTGGCCGCCGCGACCGCCGTCGCCGGCCACCTCGCCAGCCCCGCCGACCTGTAAAGGAGCAACCCCATGGAGAAATTCACCACACACACCGGCGTGGCGGTGCCACTGACCAGGTCGAACGTGGATACGGACCAGATCATCCCGGCGCGCTACCTCAAGCGCGTCACCCGCACGGGCTTCGAGGACGGCCTGTTTTCCAACTGGCGCGAGAACGAGCCCGGCTTCGTGCTCAACCAGGACGCCTACAAGGACGGGTCGGTGCTGTTCGCGGGCCCGGACTTCGGTACCGGATCCTCGCGCGAGCACGCCGTCTGGGCGCTCATGGACTACGGCTTCCGCGCCGTGTTCAGCCCCCGCTTCGCCGACATCTTCCGCGGCAACGCGGGCAAGGCGGGGCTGCTCGCCGGGGTGATGGAGGAGTCGGACATCGAGCTCGTGTGGAAGCTCCTCGAGCAGCACCCGGGAGAGACCGCGACGGTCTCGCTCGCCGACCGCACCGTCACCGTCGGCGACAACACGTTCACGTTTGAGATCGACGACTACACGCGGTGGCGCCTCGCCGAGGGCCTCGACGATATCGGGCTCACCCTCCGCAACGAGGACGCCATCGAGCGTTTCGAGGCGCGCCGCCCCGCGTTCAAGCCGGCCGTACGTTAAGGCCGCGCTAGTGCCGCGTTAGCTCTGTGCCTGGTTGTCCAGGTACTCGAGCACCTGCGGCGCGAAGGTGGCGAGGAAGTCGCGGGAGGCGGCGACCACGCCCTGGATACCGGTGCGCACGTGGGAGTCGAACTGCGCGTCGGTGTACTCCCAGTACCCCGGGATCGCGTACGTGGCCCCGAACGCGGCGATGCCGCGGTTCTCGTCCTTGAGCGCCGTGACGGAGGGGAACGCCTTAGTGAAGTTGTACTGCTCCACCCAGTCGCGCACCTCCCCGTAGCGCTCGGCGGTCAGCTCATCCACGGCGACGGTGGACACGACGTTGACCGTCGGCTCAATGTAATTGATCTCCAGGCCGATGCCGGCGAAACCGGTGCGGAGCACGACCTCGTTGACCTCGGTGTACTCCCACCCCTCCTGGGCGAAGACGTCCTTGACGCGCTGGATGGATGCGGGGGCGGTCTGTTCGGTGCTCACGGTTATGCCTCCTCGGCGGGGGTGTCGGTGAATGCTTCCTCAAGCCCGGGCAAGGCCTCGCGCAGCTGCGCCGCGGCGTGGTGGATCGCGGAGAAGAAGTACTCAAGCATCTGCTGCAGCTGCTCGTCGGAGAAGCCGTCGTTGGAGAAGAACGGGGCCTCGATGATGGCGATGGCGGTGCCGTCGTCGCGGCGCACCGGGTGGACGCGCACGAGCGGCATCGAGCGGTTGAGGTGGTTCGAGAGCTCGCGCAGCGTCTCGACGTCCTCCGGCTGCGACGCCGTGGCCATCCAGCGCGAGGTCGCTTTGAACCCCTCGCTTTCGACCTCGAAAAAGACGACGAGGCCGGGAAACGCGGTGCGCGTGTCGCCATCGTCTTCCCGGAAGTACTTCAGATCCATCGCCTCCAGCGTCGCGGCGATGCGATCCTGGCTGACGGGGGCAAATGTCATTGCCATTGGCTCATTCCTTTCTTCGCGTGTCTTCGCATGCGTATGCGGCGGTTACCTCACCGGCAGCGCCGAGGGGATGTAGTCGGCGCCGGTGAGCTGGCCTCCGTGGAAGCTCAGCACCCACACCGAGCCCTTTTTGGCGTGGATCTCGCCGTCGATAGGCAAGGTGCCCTGCGCCGACAGCCAGGCGATGAGCCCGGGGATGATCTCGCCCTGGGCGCACACGACGCTCGTGCCGCCCTGCGCGATGACGTCGGTGAAGGCCGCCTGCGCGCCGACCATGCCCGAGAGCCACGCGTCGTCGCCGAAGCGGGCGTCGACGGCGACCGGCAGGCCGAGCTCGTCCGCGAGCGGCGCGACGGTGGACTGGCAGCGCTCGGGCTGCGCGGAGTAGATGCGCTGCGGGCGAAACGCGCTGAGCAGCGGGACGAGCATCTCGGACTGGCGGCGGCCCTTCTTGTCCAACGGGCGCAGGTTATCGTCGCCCGCCCACTTCTCCCGCTCGTGTGCCCGCGCGTGGCGGACGTAGAGCACGCGCGCGTCGGCGGGGGTGCGGAAGCGTTTCTCCGCCTTGTCCAGCACCTCTCGGTCGAGGTCGTACGTCATGAGCTCGCGCGCCTCGCCGATGGGCAGCCAGCGGATCTCGTCCACCTCGTCGTTTGGGGTGAACTCGCCGCCGGTGACCTCGCCCGTCCAGTAGTAGACCACCTTCGTAGTCTTTTTCACTGGGTAGACGGTCTTGCCCAGCAGCTTGCCAAGCCGCACGTCGTAGCCCGTCTCCTCCTTGATCTCGCGCACCGCGGTCTGCACGAGGGACTCGTCCGGGTCCACCTTGCCCTTGGCCAGGGACCAGTCATCGTAGTGCGGGCGGTGGATGCAGGCGACCTCCACGGTGGACAGGTCCGACAACGTGCCGCGCCAGAGCACGGCCCCGGCCGCGAGCGTGGTGCGCTCGAACTCGTCGTGCGGCTTGGCCGGGATTTCCTGGAGGCGCCCGGTGATGAACATCTCCCGCTGCGTGTCCTTGTCCTGCTCGTGCAGCGTGGCGCTGCCGGAGGCGGCGGAAGGGGAAGTGTGCTTAGGCATGGGTTCTATTGTGTCGCACACCGCGACTCCGCGCTACGTTCGCCCTCAATGGTAGGTTAGTGCGGGTTTAACTGCAGTGATGCTGGGAGGACGCGAGGCATGGTGAAGGTGGCGGTACTCGGCGCGGGCTCGTGGGGCACCACGCTGGCGAAGGTCTTCGCCGACGCCGGCAACCAGGTGGCGCTGTGGGCCCGGCGAGATGCCGTGGCGCGCACGATCCAGCAAACGCGCGAGAACCTGGAGTACCTGCCCGGCATCGTGATCCCGGAGGCGGTGGAGGCCACCTCGGACGCCGCGGAGGCCCTCGGCGGCGCCGCCATCGCCGTGTTCGGCGTGCCCAGCCAGACGATGCGCGACAACCTCACCGCGTTCGCGCCGCACCTGCCCGGGGACGCGACGCTCATGTCGATTGCCAAGGGCGTGGAAACGGGCACGCATATGCGTATGAGCGAGATCATCGCGGAGGTCACCGGCGCGGACCAGAGCCGCATCGCGGTGCTCAGCGGGCCGAACCTGTCGCGCGAGATCGCGGAGGAGCAGCCCGCGGCGACGGTCATCGCCTGCACCGACGAGAACCGGGCGAAGCTCGTCCAGGCGGCGTGCGCGACGAGCTACCTGCGCCCGTACACCAACGCGGACGTCGTCGGCTGCGAGATCGGCGGCGCGACGAAGAACGTCATCGCGCTCGCCTGCGGCATGGCCGCGGGCATGGGCCTCGGCGACAACACCGTGGCCACGCTCATCACCCGCGGCCTCGCAGAAACGTCGCGCCTCGGCACCGCGCTCGGCGCCGACGCGCGCACGTTTGCGGGCCTGGCCGGCATGGGCGACCTCGTGGCCACCTGCGCGTCCCCGCTCTCGCGCAACCGCACGTTTGGCGCGGCGCTCGGCGAGGGCGCGACGATGGACGAGGCACGCGCCGCCACGAAGGGGCAGGTGGCCGAGGGCGTCGTGTCCTCGCGCAGTATCTTCCAACTCGCCCAGGAGCACGGCGTGGACATGCCCATCACCCAGGCCGTCTACGCCGTGTGCCACGAGGGGGTTCGGGTGCCGGAGACCATCTCGGCGCTCATGGGTCGCAGCAAGAAGGCGGAGTAGGCGGCGGTAGGCTAGCCTTCCGTGATCCGCATTGCTGTTTTGTACGGTGGCATGTCCACCGAGCACTCGATTTCCTGCATTTCCGCCGATTCGATCATGTCGCACATGCCGCGCGACTACGAGGTCGTGCCCAT encodes:
- a CDS encoding YhgE/Pip domain-containing protein — encoded protein: MRKSGQILGRDIRRLLRVPRAFIIIVGVLIIPALYAWFNINAFWDPYAHTQNIRIAVVNNDRGASAERVGEVDIGEQITEQLKGNDKIGWVFLPEDEARDGLMRGDYYAMFLIPPEFSEDMLSLVSGTYTQPVLEYYVNEKSNGVAPSITDAGASAVDTAVSEAFKKKVGEAAATELRNKGFASRDGAEEVRGKASGSFGQIAADLDAAQGRVATMKQSISGARPVVAELNTLVGSVDDTLVSVDSSLGEAEGIIAELQKSSAGFSADTSAALVESTNALSLGAASANASIAEATDQLGTAQGRVRSAVGEVDGVVKQGESAAAQLRAISAGAALSPEVRAQLDAAASALEERTAASRAVLDGLNNVDRSAGAALASIGELGDSLEAATADSNAAARDASKQLGESVPAINASLAQASGSVASVRGALSSQRALREETTSLLAGVDNQLAASLGILDEVSGNLGTLADGARSAQSDINALLATSDSKALNTVTNLNSAQIGEYISSPVTVEQQAIFPTENYGSSMASFFTNLALWIGAFVLTIIFRVEVDTEGFRRLTVGQAYLGRFLLFATLSVLQAVVVTLGNVAFGVQMQSVTAFLATAIAIGVAYTGIIYSIVSALGHIGRGIAVFLVVIQIPGASGLYPIELMPDFFRHIYPFLPFRYGIDAMRETVAGFYDHHYLRFLATLLAMSAAAFALGWLFRLTSSHANLLFNRQLARTNLITNEKVEVMGSPYRASDIMAALSDRDEFRGGLEKRARMLRENYRTLIFGGIGAGVVGIAIITLLTMLLPTDKTIMLAIVVAWSLLVTLYLGAVEYFTQSLVDAEQVSRLGEAELRDAVIHRHDSAGTSVTIGSADAESEDTK
- a CDS encoding IclR family transcriptional regulator yields the protein MRQYNEGSGIKVLDRAVAIVRAVAAGDKTLGELSEATELPRATAHRIATALEVHHVLARTPRGEWTLGPALAGYTDGPSPKLLAAAAPVLRDLVAATGESAQLYQLTGSTRTCIAADEPEHGLHNVVPVGSQLPLSAGSAARVFAAYSLIDATAFPADELATVTETGLAESVAEREVGLASVSAPVFESDRRVVAVLSVSGPAERLGPSPAAKWGAALKDATARLSAEL
- the leuC gene encoding 3-isopropylmalate dehydratase large subunit, with translation MADKPLTLAEKVWRDHVVQEGENGQPDLIYIDFQLLHEVTSPQAFDGLRMAGRTMRHPELHLATEDHNVPTEGIKAGDLTEIAEPTSRTQVATLRKNCAEFGVKLHPMGDVKQGIVHTVGPQLGITQPGMTIVCGDSHTSTHGAFGSIAMGIGTSEVEHVMATQTLPLKPFKTMAVEVTGELQEGVTAKDVILAIIAKIGTGGGQGHIIEYRGEAIEKMSMEARMTICNMSIEAGARAGMVAPDQKTFDYLEGREYAPKGADWDAAVEYWRTLPTDDGATFDTVVEIDGASLTPFVTWGTNPGQGLPLGENVPDPEDLADDTAKQAAAKAIDYMGLTPGTPLRDIAIDTVFLGSCTNARIEDLRAAAAVVKGRSIAPSTRMLVVPSSTMVKQQAEDEGLDKIFTDFGAEWRTAGCSMCLGMNPDQLRPGERSASTSNRNFEGRQGPGGRTHLVSPLVAAATAVAGHLASPADL
- the leuD gene encoding 3-isopropylmalate dehydratase small subunit, which codes for MEKFTTHTGVAVPLTRSNVDTDQIIPARYLKRVTRTGFEDGLFSNWRENEPGFVLNQDAYKDGSVLFAGPDFGTGSSREHAVWALMDYGFRAVFSPRFADIFRGNAGKAGLLAGVMEESDIELVWKLLEQHPGETATVSLADRTVTVGDNTFTFEIDDYTRWRLAEGLDDIGLTLRNEDAIERFEARRPAFKPAVR
- a CDS encoding YbjN domain-containing protein; amino-acid sequence: MAMTFAPVSQDRIAATLEAMDLKYFREDDGDTRTAFPGLVVFFEVESEGFKATSRWMATASQPEDVETLRELSNHLNRSMPLVRVHPVRRDDGTAIAIIEAPFFSNDGFSDEQLQQMLEYFFSAIHHAAAQLREALPGLEEAFTDTPAEEA
- a CDS encoding NUDIX hydrolase; amino-acid sequence: MPKHTSPSAASGSATLHEQDKDTQREMFITGRLQEIPAKPHDEFERTTLAAGAVLWRGTLSDLSTVEVACIHRPHYDDWSLAKGKVDPDESLVQTAVREIKEETGYDVRLGKLLGKTVYPVKKTTKVVYYWTGEVTGGEFTPNDEVDEIRWLPIGEARELMTYDLDREVLDKAEKRFRTPADARVLYVRHARAHEREKWAGDDNLRPLDKKGRRQSEMLVPLLSAFRPQRIYSAQPERCQSTVAPLADELGLPVAVDARFGDDAWLSGMVGAQAAFTDVIAQGGTSVVCAQGEIIPGLIAWLSAQGTLPIDGEIHAKKGSVWVLSFHGGQLTGADYIPSALPVR
- a CDS encoding NAD(P)H-dependent glycerol-3-phosphate dehydrogenase, which gives rise to MVKVAVLGAGSWGTTLAKVFADAGNQVALWARRDAVARTIQQTRENLEYLPGIVIPEAVEATSDAAEALGGAAIAVFGVPSQTMRDNLTAFAPHLPGDATLMSIAKGVETGTHMRMSEIIAEVTGADQSRIAVLSGPNLSREIAEEQPAATVIACTDENRAKLVQAACATSYLRPYTNADVVGCEIGGATKNVIALACGMAAGMGLGDNTVATLITRGLAETSRLGTALGADARTFAGLAGMGDLVATCASPLSRNRTFGAALGEGATMDEARAATKGQVAEGVVSSRSIFQLAQEHGVDMPITQAVYAVCHEGVRVPETISALMGRSKKAE